From Chrysemys picta bellii isolate R12L10 chromosome 1, ASM1138683v2, whole genome shotgun sequence:
TCTatttatacaggaagtcaggcaACAGGTTATCTGCAGCCACTTACTTAATTTGCATTCTCTGCTCTGGGATCTAGCTCCCGTGCCCCTGTAAGTACTGCTGGTTATTAAGCTGGAATCCTTCCTTGTAGGGAGTTGCCTTCTCACGGGTGTATTGGGTTGGAGTTGACTGTGCCCTGAGAGGTCATTAACCTCTTCCTGGCTGGCCTCAAAGCCTGTCCCACCACAACTGTCTTTAAAGAAGACACAGATCACGGTAAGTATTACAATAAGTTTAAATCCTaacacttcctcctccccacatctGTGCTTCTAATCTTGGTGCAGCTTCCAGACTGTAAAGAGACACAGGGGTAGAAATATCACATTTTGCTCAGCTATGTGTAGAACAAACACTCTAATATTTTTTCAGTTGAATGTAgctttttttgttcaagaatgaAATGTTACTTTTTggtattgccaactctcacagTTCATTGCGAGTCTTGTAATGCTTTTCCTAAAGAGGCAGCTCCTGGAGTTAAGTgtttacatgagaatctcagctttcattttaaaaaaattctaagcCTCATGGTTGTGAATAAAAGCTTCATAATGTGGCCCAAGTGCACCCTGAAGGCTCAAAAACCACAAACACCAATAAAAGGAACCCCAagttaggggttttttttaatctcatgatttataAGCCAATCTCAGAATTTTTGATGGCCTGATTCATTTTTGAATGACTGAGGTAGCAATAGTGTTTCTAGTTCTTTAGGTCTGGCTACTTATTACCTTATCATTTGTTTAGCAGGActggtttgttttgttaaatcCAAAACTTTCCATAATGTATTTAGCAGTATTAGTATGCCTGCTGTCCCATATAGAAAATAACACCAGGCCTTTGCCCTGCGTAGGGTGAGCGAGAGACAGGTATCAAGCATGAGCAGGAGATAGAGATGGTTTTGGCTGCTACTGTGTGGGCTACATAAGcagctgacctggcttaggtgtcgggagagggtttgcagctgaggATCCCAAGAGGGGGATGGTGTCTACCTCTGGTCCATCAACCAGGTGAATCAGGCTAGCCACTTGAGTGCCTAACCCCCCTTCCCTTTGCATTTCACTCCTTGCTGATTTAGGCAGTTATCCACTCAGCTTTCTGGATTCTGTGGATTCCCTCTTTAGGGGCCTAACTCTTCCCATGCATTGTAGGGGGTGCCTAGTTCAGAGCTGAGGATTCCACTAGGCAGCAGGGCAATGACCGGTTAGGCATTACAATGCAAAGTAGAGCATTgtgcctttgaggatctaggcctgtGTTACCAGGCAGTGCATATTTCAGTATTATATAAAACTTCCTATCAAACAAGTACAGAACATCAGTGATTTGTCTGATGAATATTTCTCTGGCACTCGCTCTCGCTAACTAGTGTTTAGGGAGTAGACTCCTGTCGCTGCACCTTTGCTTTACTGATGTTCCCTTTGTTATAAGCCTATCAAGAGTGCTTAGTTCAGACATGTAAGTGTTTCTCTTACATCATCATACATGGCACTGAGAGACATAGAATTATTCTGAGTACTACGTAATACATCGATTGCagtgggatttgtgggtgctTAAGACCTTTGAAAATCAAGACACTTTTATTTAAGAGCCTAATTTCAGTCAccctcattttaaaatatgtactaATTACTCATACTGGCCACAGACAGACCCAAGCCATTACCATTTACCCAAAACTTCTGTACCTTGTGGGTTTGGATAAATGGAATCTAGATCTGAACCATAAGCCCAAATCAGCCCTTGAACTGTGAACATTTGAACAGTGGAATAGCTTACTTGATCCCTCTTGTTGGCTATACAATGCCAGTACTGTTCAGTTTCTTCTGAAGACCATCCTAAACCACAGCCCTCGATCTAAAAACCAACAAGCTTTGTGATGGGAATCTGAAACACAcctacacccacacccacacacacccctacctgtcATGGCCCTGGCCCTATCTTTATAATAAGTGCAACTCAAATCCTGGTTTCAAACACCCAAGAACATTGGTGTGTTCAATACCCAGATATGGAACCACATTTTGCAGCTTACGTCCATTTCTAATTTCTACCCAGTCAGTGTGACGTGGATGAGATGCGTGCAGTGCTGTCAGATGGtcaagaattaattcagggaaatcctatgGACTGTgctataaaggaggtcagactagaggatcacaatggtcccttctggccttataatctatgtaGGGCCAAGGGTAGTAAAGCAGCACACTGTatttgcaaagtaaaaaaaacTACTTTGTCTTACTTTCCTGTTTATTGTAAAAACAACCCTTGTTTTTAAGTTAAATGGGAAACAACTGAGTCAAGTGAATTATCTGTCtcaaaataattttataaaaGCCAAACTAAACACAGAATGATAAAAGTAAACTGCCACATTTTTATTACATGGCAGTAATTTACAAAATAAATTCCCAAGAGAGGAGTTCAGACTGTTTATCCTGCAGCTTGCTACCCTACATCCATGAAGGCCATATAGCCTACATTACCTAGTGTAAACAAGATGATCACAACTAATGAATTCTAATCTTAATGGGTTATCTTGTTCCTGAGCTGTCATGTTCATTATTGTAGGTCATTCTGTATCACACAATagatatgtatttttaaagcagCAAATGTTATAGTAACTATTACAGCTTCCTCTTCTAAGCAAACAGATACTGCTACTTGTGATCCTGAAAATTATTTTTCCAGTCATTTCTCTTTCCATTTCTGGCAGAGATCCAGCTTGTATTTAAATAATCTTGTTTAAATAGATGTATACATATTTCTGTCTTTAAACCAAAAGGACTACTTTATTTTTGTTGTGCGTTACAAACACACATAATATTTGATTAATGTTTCTGTCCTAAGGAATGCTGCAAAGATCTGAAATTTGCTcattaaataatatttaaaagaaagaaataagTCACTTAGTTCAAACCACAAATTTCTCTGCTAGGCAACCTACATATCAACTGACCTGGGAAAATGAGTTACTTTGATATCATGTGTAAGTCaccctgttccttccctctgctaTCTGTTCCATTCCTGTGAGCAGGCTGAGAATTGAAATGTAAGACTCCTACTTTCTCAAGCACTTATAGTTCTACTAATATTATTAATACTTTATACTTAGTGCCTTTCATCAAggaatctcaaagcactgtacagaagTGGATGCTAtatccattttacacatgggaaataaaaatggagagtgaaatcccagccctattgaagtcaatgggagttttgccattgatttcagcagggccAGGACTTCACCATAAAAGttaaaatgacttgcctaaggtgaAACGGGAAatcagagtcaggaatagaaccaaggTTTCTGACCCTCTGTTCCTTTCTCTAACTTTAAAATGACACTGTTTCTATCGAGAAGGATTACTATCTGTTTCAGTACCCCATTGGCTCATAAGATGAGAGACAgggagtggtgggacagcgaaATGTGTCTATTTTacctatggggggagggagggaacagcACTTGCCAGCCTCATTTACATAAAGTCTAACCCATAGTTTACCTATAGTTCCACATGGTGTGTGTTGTTGGTTTAGTTGGAATTGGTCTATATTTTGATTGTTACTATAACTGTGTTATGAAAAGGCATAGAAATTTGCAAGATTAATCCTAGATTCAGTGGGTCACCCTGGTTTCATAGGCAGTGAAATAGTTTAGGAACAGGATTCAAGCTCAACAAAAGAAGCTAGCAGGCTCTGTCTTAGGGACTAGGACATCTCTCTCATGGAGAGCCCTGTGTGTTTGGGGTGCCCCACCTAGGTATTCTGAACTATGCATAGAGTGGTTCTGTGTGACTGGGCCAAGCTGAATTGGCAGTGAGGACAGATGAGACCAGCAGCGCTGACAGCATGGAACTGAACCAGGTAACTGCACATCAGAGTAGGTCCTGGTGGTGCAGACTTCTTTGGACAGGAGCAATCAGGCAAAGGAGAGCACCTACTTACGTCCTTAACTACTAGTGAGTCAACTTGGACCTGTGAGTGCAGTTTTAAATAGGTGGGGGTGTTTTGTGACTAGGAATTCTGGACTTCAATAGGCCAGACAATTAACATTTGGGGCTATAGTGTTGGTCGTATTCCTGACACACTGACTGGGTTTTGCTCAACTTGTTGTCTGTAAATCTATATACATGGTAACTGTATTTTCTCTTGTTCagttttttcctcttttcccctAAATGAAAGGTACTTTGGTTCCACATTCCTAAGCACTCTGAGTGCTTGTGCGTGAGGCAGGGCTACTTGCAAAAGTGAGCAGGGAGGTTCTATTTTAATTAAGCGGAAGTGAGAGTAATTAGTAAGTaggagctctggctggggctctAGCCTTTATTTTAGAAAAGGACCTGGGCATTGTTTCTGCCATTGGTACCCGGCAGAAAGGTTATAGTTGGAACTTCTAATTTTAAGCAGAAAAGTCCCAATCCGTGCTCCTTTAAAACTCCTTGCTGTGGGAATgtaggaaaaaaatacatttgtgcGCTCATTTGACTATTGAAAATAAATAATGAGATGGAAATGAAAGCCTGTCATCAAATCCTTATCTTAGGTATTGAAACATTTGTAGGAGAGACATTGTGGTTTATGGCCTTTCAGTACTCAGCTAGACCAATTGCAAAATAAGCAGCGTAATGCTTACCCTCCTTCATAACGTTTTTTGAGACCGATAGAAGAAAATACACCAACCCAGCAAAAAGCATTCTTACTAAATCACATTTTTCCAATGTGATAACAAAGAAGTGCAGTGGCTTGGGTGGGAGCCTCACTGACCTAGTACATTAGGCATTAGCTGTTGGTACAAAAAGACCCATGGTTTAGTTTAGGGTCTGCCACTAagtttgctgtttttttttaaagtacttttagTGAGTGTTTGGAATGAAAGGAGGCagtgcatgtgtatatatagctaACATAGGCATGTGGTGCATATCTTGTAAAGTGTGCGTGATTAAGGCATGTGTTTAGAGATGCTTTCCTAAATCAGGGCACCTGTAGAGCCTTGCCCATCTGATGTCTATCAAAATGAGAGATTTCTCTCATTTTAACTCCAAAACTTTCACATTTCACTCAAACTGTGTTTCTTCTCTTTTATTGTTGAAAGTTTTATGTACCTCAGAAAAAAAGAATCATTAAGTTAAAGGTTATAGAAAGTCATTTTTATTAAAGGACTTAATCCCACAGCATTGTCTGTCACTTAGAACTGACGTGCAATAACCAAAGAATtattacttaggcctggtctacactaggcgtttatgtcgaagttagcgccgttaaatcgaattaaccctgcacccgtccacactgcgatgctatttagttcgacatagaggtctctttaattcgacttctgtactcctccccgacgaggggagtagcgctaaattcgacatggccatgtcgaattaggctaggtgtggatggaaatcgacgctaatagctccgggagctatcccacagtgcaccactctgttgacgctctggacagcagtgcgagctcggatgctctgaccagccacacaggaaaagccccgggaaaatttgaatttgaattccttttcctgtctggccagtttgaatctcatttcctgtctggacatcgtggcgagcacagcagcactggcaacgatgcagagctctccagcagtgatggccgtgcagtctgggaatagaaagagagccccagcatggactgatcgtgaagtcttggatctcatcgctgtgtggggcgatgagtccgtgctttccgagctgcgatccaaaagaaggaatgcaaagatctacgagaagatctctaaagacatggcagagagaggatacagccgggatgcaacgcagtgccgtgtgaaaatcaaggagctgaaacaaggctaccagaagaccaaagaggcaaacggacgctccggatcccatccccagacatcccgtttctacgaggcactgcattccatcctcggtgctgccgccaccactaccccaccagtgaccgtggactctgaggatgggatactgtccacggccggttcctcggacatgttaggggacggggaagatgaggaaggagatgaggagggcgaggcagtcggcagctctcacaacgctgatttccccgacagccaggatctcttcatcacccttacagagatcccctacgaagcgtccccagccgttaccccggacacagaatctggtgaaggatcagccagtaagtgttgtaaacatctaaacatttatttttaacaaaacaggaatattaacaattaaaagaatgggttgttcatgattagtgtgccctaggcgcttaacggtttagtaaggggcagtgcaagttttgaaaagaaatctagcaatgtccggttttcagtgattgtcctgcacaagccgctctactgtttattccctgctactgcagctacagtaaaatgcggtctatgtgtccggggatagagcagtaatcctcctgggacatctcgatgaagctctcctggaggtaacttgaaagccgttgcatgaggttcttggggagagcggccttattgggtcctccgaagtacgacacgttgccgcgccacgagattatcaagtactcggggatcattgctctgcacagcagggcggcatacggccctggtctt
This genomic window contains:
- the LOC135977318 gene encoding uncharacterized protein LOC135977318, with the translated sequence MQSSPAVMAVQSGNRKRAPAWTDREVLDLIAVWGDESVLSELRSKRRNAKIYEKISKDMAERGYSRDATQCRVKIKELKQGYQKTKEANGRSGSHPQTSRFYEALHSILGAAATTTPPVTVDSEDGILSTAGSSDMLGDGEDEEGDEEGEAVGSSHNADFPDSQDLFITLTEIPYEASPAVTPDTESGEGSATPSATVSQPSLESHSQRLARIRRRKKRTREDMFSELMASSQAQAAQQTQWRENLTRMHQANMDREERWRQEDQQATQTLLGLLREQTDTLRRLVDVLQERRQEDRAPLQSISNRPPPPPSPIPTSPKVQRRRGSRVPAKSHSTPAESSSSRRLSFPKI